From the Lolium rigidum isolate FL_2022 chromosome 2, APGP_CSIRO_Lrig_0.1, whole genome shotgun sequence genome, one window contains:
- the LOC124686592 gene encoding chorismate mutase 2, cytosolic-like isoform X1, with protein sequence MDAGGGAGEQLSLSAVRDQLIREEDSIVFALIERAKRPRNAPAYSAAAGGGSLAEFFVREAEALYTKAGHYQKPEDVPFFPQDLPPPLFPTKGYPKVLHPSASRVCVNDAIWKMYFDELLPLFTAIGDDGNYAETVALDFACLQALSRRIHCGKYVAEVKFKDSPQDYSPPIHAKDNNALMNLLTFKAVEEKVKQRVEKKARIFGQNVTLEEDSVNKQDGNACDSECKVDPKVLSKLYDLWVMPLTKDVEVKYLLQRLD encoded by the exons ATGGACgcgggtggcggcgccggcgagcagctGAGCCTATCTGCGGTTCGCGACCAGCTGATCCGCGAGGAGGACTCCATTGTCTTCGCCCTCATCGAGCGCGCCAAGCGCCCGCGCAACGCGCCGGCCTACTCCGCCGCCGCAGGCGGCGGCTCCCTCGCGGAGTTCTTCGTCCGGGAAGCCGAGGCACTGTACACCAAG GCTGGACACTATCAAAAGCCAGAAGATGTTCCATTCTTTCCTCAAGATCTTCCGCCACCTCTCTTTCCTACCAAAGGTTACCCAAAG GTTTTGCACCCTTCTGCTTCACGGGTCTGTGTGAATGATGCAATATGGAAGATGTATTTTGATGAATTACTCCCATTATTCACTGCGATTGGTGATGATGGTAACTATGCAGAAACAGTTGCATTAGATTTTGCATGTCTGCAG GCCCTCTCAAGAAGAATCCATTGTGGTAAATATGTTGCTGAGGTGAAGTTCAAAGATTCTCCTCAAGATTATAGCCCACCAATACATGCTAAG GACAACAATGCTCTGATGAACTTACTAACATTCAAGGCGGTTGAAGAAAAGGTCAAGCAGAGAGTAGAGAAGAAGGCCAGGATATTCGGACAGAATGTCACTTTGGAGGAGGACAGTGTTAACAAGCAAGATGGCAATGCCTGTGATAGTGAATGCAAAGTTGATCCAAAAGTGCTTTCCAAGTTATATGATCTGTGGGTAATGCCTTTAACAAAGGATGTTGAAGTCAAATATCTTCTTCAGCGTCTAGACTGA
- the LOC124686592 gene encoding chorismate mutase 2, cytosolic-like isoform X2, which translates to MAAARCDHLEATAGPRIEPSSPAKKAGHYQKPEDVPFFPQDLPPPLFPTKGYPKVLHPSASRVCVNDAIWKMYFDELLPLFTAIGDDGNYAETVALDFACLQALSRRIHCGKYVAEVKFKDSPQDYSPPIHAKDNNALMNLLTFKAVEEKVKQRVEKKARIFGQNVTLEEDSVNKQDGNACDSECKVDPKVLSKLYDLWVMPLTKDVEVKYLLQRLD; encoded by the exons ATGGCGGCGGCCCGATGCGATCACCTGGAGGCAACAGCCGGTCCTCGCATCGAGCCTTCATCACCTGCGAAGAAA GCTGGACACTATCAAAAGCCAGAAGATGTTCCATTCTTTCCTCAAGATCTTCCGCCACCTCTCTTTCCTACCAAAGGTTACCCAAAG GTTTTGCACCCTTCTGCTTCACGGGTCTGTGTGAATGATGCAATATGGAAGATGTATTTTGATGAATTACTCCCATTATTCACTGCGATTGGTGATGATGGTAACTATGCAGAAACAGTTGCATTAGATTTTGCATGTCTGCAG GCCCTCTCAAGAAGAATCCATTGTGGTAAATATGTTGCTGAGGTGAAGTTCAAAGATTCTCCTCAAGATTATAGCCCACCAATACATGCTAAG GACAACAATGCTCTGATGAACTTACTAACATTCAAGGCGGTTGAAGAAAAGGTCAAGCAGAGAGTAGAGAAGAAGGCCAGGATATTCGGACAGAATGTCACTTTGGAGGAGGACAGTGTTAACAAGCAAGATGGCAATGCCTGTGATAGTGAATGCAAAGTTGATCCAAAAGTGCTTTCCAAGTTATATGATCTGTGGGTAATGCCTTTAACAAAGGATGTTGAAGTCAAATATCTTCTTCAGCGTCTAGACTGA